From the Candidatus Bathyarchaeota archaeon A05DMB-5 genome, one window contains:
- a CDS encoding QueT transporter family protein, translating into MKFDTRDVALTVVFTALYALINIAQSFSPFGNPSIYGPVQLRISDFLIALAALLGMPVVIGVTAGCVVVNMIGPIGPIDVIFGSLANLIAAGFVMLLRKHKLLACIVGSLPIGIIVGGGYLWMFYPYQPTELAFMPAWITTLISILVSSLIAIAVIGYIVLQIFSRPTIIEPLKSRGLKVLTDD; encoded by the coding sequence GTGAAATTTGACACTAGAGACGTAGCCTTAACGGTTGTTTTTACAGCATTGTACGCCCTAATCAACATTGCTCAATCGTTTTCTCCCTTTGGAAATCCTTCAATTTACGGACCCGTTCAATTGCGTATTTCAGACTTTTTGATTGCGTTAGCCGCTTTGCTTGGAATGCCCGTTGTCATCGGAGTTACAGCTGGATGTGTTGTCGTCAACATGATTGGACCAATAGGACCTATCGATGTAATCTTTGGCTCTCTTGCAAATCTGATAGCAGCAGGCTTTGTAATGTTGCTGAGAAAACATAAGCTATTAGCGTGCATTGTAGGCTCTTTACCGATAGGAATAATCGTTGGTGGAGGATATCTGTGGATGTTCTATCCTTATCAACCTACAGAGCTTGCTTTTATGCCAGCTTGGATTACAACGCTAATCAGCATTTTAGTTAGCAGTTTGATAGCCATTGCAGTTATTGGCTACATAGTCCTCCAAATATTCAGCAGACCGACAATCATTGAACCGTTGAAATCACGTGGTTTAAAGGTGCTGACAGACGACTAA